A region of Halalkaliarchaeum desulfuricum DNA encodes the following proteins:
- a CDS encoding glutamate--cysteine ligase family protein codes for MSEDLAESVRDVLEVDPEEFRSRAAADAEAVTEAIHEGTFDNHQSIVGLEYEFYAVADGRWSGESQAGEYALMRVPRRLLELIGFEKELGLHNAEMTTNPQPFNAHGLQAQQAEVRARLRAALNCTRAEGMRLVSDGMWTIPPVGETARGYLTDSVSDGGIRIATNMSRAVRYHAMANQTDGDRAFSVDAPLVDLSADTVMPESLITSIQPHYQVKQAADLALVFNYALRVAGPLLALSVNSPVFPPDLYADGTTGEDVLVEGWHENRIPVFESLLNDAAEAEKVRFPKDLADVEEAVDRVANDEPFVPMLPSAGNRFDDSFATLREKHGTYWRWVRPVFDGATRSEANARIEFRPIPAQPTVRDSTAVQAAFAGLMEALPRREHPIREQPWERARENFYAAVRDGFGADLVWIDADGQSVTDTERLFTDLLDHAAVGLNAAGCTERQAEEILRPLRWRLESGMTPAGWKRDKIREWFESGRSLDASIQGMQRAYIENQTETLLDGSFEEWF; via the coding sequence ATGAGCGAGGACCTCGCGGAGTCGGTTCGGGACGTACTCGAGGTCGATCCCGAGGAGTTCCGCTCGCGGGCGGCCGCCGACGCGGAAGCGGTAACGGAGGCCATCCACGAGGGAACGTTCGACAACCACCAGTCGATCGTCGGCCTCGAATACGAGTTCTACGCGGTGGCCGACGGACGCTGGTCCGGCGAATCACAGGCCGGGGAGTACGCGCTGATGCGGGTTCCGCGGCGGTTGCTCGAACTGATCGGCTTCGAGAAGGAGCTGGGTCTGCACAACGCCGAGATGACGACGAACCCGCAGCCGTTCAACGCCCACGGACTCCAGGCACAGCAGGCGGAGGTACGGGCCCGCCTCAGGGCCGCGCTGAACTGTACCCGTGCGGAGGGAATGCGGCTCGTCAGCGATGGAATGTGGACGATTCCGCCGGTTGGCGAGACCGCACGGGGGTATCTCACTGACAGCGTCAGCGACGGCGGGATCCGGATCGCGACCAACATGAGCCGCGCGGTACGGTATCACGCGATGGCGAATCAGACGGACGGCGATCGGGCGTTTTCGGTGGACGCTCCGCTGGTCGATCTGTCGGCCGACACCGTGATGCCCGAGAGTCTCATCACGTCGATCCAGCCGCACTATCAGGTGAAGCAGGCGGCAGATCTCGCACTCGTGTTCAACTATGCACTCCGGGTCGCCGGCCCACTACTTGCGCTTTCTGTCAATTCGCCGGTGTTCCCTCCGGACCTGTACGCGGATGGGACCACCGGCGAGGACGTGCTCGTGGAGGGGTGGCACGAAAACCGGATCCCGGTGTTCGAATCGTTGCTCAACGACGCCGCAGAGGCCGAGAAGGTCCGCTTCCCGAAAGACCTCGCGGACGTCGAGGAGGCAGTCGACCGCGTTGCCAACGACGAACCGTTCGTTCCGATGCTGCCGTCGGCGGGGAACCGGTTCGACGACTCGTTTGCCACCCTGCGGGAGAAACACGGCACCTACTGGCGGTGGGTCCGCCCGGTGTTCGACGGGGCGACCCGTTCGGAGGCCAACGCACGCATCGAGTTCCGACCGATCCCCGCACAGCCGACGGTCCGGGACTCGACTGCGGTGCAGGCGGCGTTCGCCGGCCTGATGGAGGCGCTCCCCCGGCGAGAGCATCCGATCCGGGAACAGCCGTGGGAACGCGCACGAGAGAATTTTTACGCCGCGGTCCGCGATGGATTCGGAGCCGACCTGGTCTGGATCGACGCCGACGGTCAATCGGTCACCGACACCGAACGGCTGTTTACCGACCTCCTCGATCACGCGGCGGTCGGGCTCAACGCCGCGGGCTGTACCGAACGTCAGGCCGAAGAGATCCTCCGACCGCTCAGATGGCGTTTGGAATCCGGGATGACGCCCGCCGGCTGGAAACGGGACAAGATACGCGAGTGGTTCGAGTCAGGCCGATCGCTGGATGCATCGATTCAGGGGATGCAACGCGCGTACATCGAAAACCAGACCGAAACGTTACTCGACGGCTCGTTCGAAGAGTGGTTCTGA
- a CDS encoding acetate--CoA ligase family protein: MGVVSELFTANRVAVVGATPREGSIGRAITRNLLEDYEGEVVPVNPNYDEVLGIPAVGDVDDADADLAVVVVPPSIVIDAIESCGEAGVRNVVVITAGFGEAGAEGAQRERRLQEIAEEYELNLVGPNSLGIMSTPTGMNATFGPENAIPGGLSFMSQSGAFITAVLDWANDQGIGFKDVVSLGNKAVLDETDFLRTWGDDEETDVVIGYLEGIEEGREFIDTAREVTNDTPVVLVKSGRTSAGAQAASSHTGTLAGSDRAYEAGLDQAGVLRAESVQELFDYAGVLAGQPLPETEDVAVITNAGGPGVMATDAIGDSDLSMASFTTETTDRLKESMPEEANIHNPVDIIGDADIDRFREALEIVLADDNVGSALVLSAPTAVLSFDDLAEAAADVQSDTGLPIATCLMGGDDARAAGRQLQEYGIPSYFDPARAVSSLDALARFRRITEREYETPTEFDVDRERAREILGSVLDRDDNRLGVEAMGLLDAYGIPIPDGDIVDSPDEAESVARGIEGPVVMKIVSPDILHKSDIGGVAVGVDDADVADTYEDLITRARNYQPDADLLGVQVQEMVDLEDGIETIVGMNRDPQFGPLLMFGLGGIFVEVLEDTAFRVAPVAKSEAREMTEEVKTAPLLRGARGRDPVDVDGVVETVQRLSQLVTDFPAILELDINPLVALPEATGDADEAQQTAGVTAVDIALTVDPEQLEAEHND, encoded by the coding sequence ATGGGAGTCGTATCGGAATTATTCACGGCAAACCGGGTCGCGGTGGTCGGCGCTACACCCCGAGAGGGATCGATCGGTCGGGCCATCACCCGGAACCTCCTCGAGGACTACGAAGGCGAGGTGGTTCCGGTGAATCCAAACTACGATGAGGTGCTCGGCATTCCCGCAGTCGGCGATGTCGACGACGCCGACGCGGATCTCGCGGTCGTCGTCGTTCCCCCCTCGATCGTGATCGACGCGATCGAGTCCTGCGGGGAGGCGGGCGTTCGAAACGTCGTCGTCATCACGGCCGGTTTCGGCGAGGCTGGCGCCGAGGGCGCACAGCGCGAACGGCGGTTACAAGAAATCGCCGAGGAGTACGAGTTGAACCTCGTCGGCCCGAACAGCCTCGGGATCATGTCCACGCCGACGGGCATGAACGCCACGTTCGGACCCGAGAATGCGATTCCCGGGGGACTCTCGTTTATGAGCCAGTCGGGCGCGTTCATCACAGCGGTCCTGGACTGGGCGAACGACCAGGGAATCGGCTTCAAGGACGTCGTCTCGCTGGGGAACAAGGCGGTGCTCGACGAGACGGACTTCCTCCGCACGTGGGGCGACGACGAGGAGACAGACGTCGTGATCGGCTACCTCGAAGGGATCGAGGAGGGTCGGGAGTTCATCGACACCGCACGCGAGGTGACAAACGACACGCCGGTCGTGCTCGTCAAGTCCGGCCGGACGAGCGCGGGTGCGCAGGCGGCCTCCTCCCACACGGGGACGCTCGCAGGATCCGACCGAGCCTACGAGGCCGGGCTGGATCAGGCGGGCGTGCTCCGTGCGGAGTCGGTCCAGGAACTGTTCGATTACGCGGGCGTACTCGCCGGGCAGCCGCTTCCGGAGACCGAAGACGTTGCGGTGATCACGAACGCCGGCGGGCCGGGTGTGATGGCGACCGATGCGATCGGCGACTCGGACCTGTCGATGGCGTCGTTCACGACGGAGACGACCGACCGCCTCAAGGAGTCGATGCCCGAGGAGGCGAACATCCACAACCCGGTGGACATCATCGGCGATGCGGACATCGATCGGTTCAGGGAGGCCCTCGAGATCGTTCTTGCCGACGACAATGTTGGGTCTGCACTGGTGTTATCCGCCCCGACGGCAGTGCTTTCCTTCGACGATCTCGCGGAGGCGGCCGCGGACGTCCAGTCGGATACCGGACTCCCGATCGCGACCTGCCTGATGGGCGGGGACGACGCCAGGGCTGCCGGCCGGCAGCTCCAGGAGTACGGGATTCCCTCGTATTTCGATCCGGCACGCGCGGTCTCGAGCCTCGATGCGCTCGCGCGGTTCCGGCGCATAACCGAACGGGAGTACGAAACACCGACGGAGTTCGACGTCGACAGGGAGCGCGCACGGGAGATACTCGGCTCCGTGCTGGATCGCGACGACAACCGACTCGGCGTTGAGGCGATGGGCCTCCTCGACGCCTACGGCATCCCGATCCCGGACGGCGATATCGTCGACTCGCCCGACGAGGCGGAGTCGGTCGCCCGCGGGATCGAGGGGCCGGTGGTGATGAAGATCGTCTCGCCGGACATCCTCCACAAGTCCGACATCGGCGGCGTCGCCGTCGGAGTGGATGACGCCGACGTCGCCGACACGTACGAAGACCTCATTACGCGGGCTCGAAACTACCAGCCCGACGCGGATCTCCTGGGCGTTCAGGTCCAGGAGATGGTCGACCTCGAGGACGGCATCGAGACGATCGTCGGGATGAACCGGGACCCGCAGTTCGGACCGCTGTTGATGTTCGGACTCGGCGGGATCTTCGTCGAGGTGCTCGAGGACACCGCGTTCCGCGTGGCGCCGGTCGCGAAATCGGAGGCCCGCGAGATGACCGAAGAGGTGAAGACTGCGCCGTTGCTTCGCGGCGCTCGCGGGCGGGATCCGGTCGACGTCGACGGAGTCGTCGAGACGGTCCAGCGGCTCTCACAGCTCGTGACGGACTTCCCCGCGATCCTCGAACTCGACATCAATCCACTGGTCGCGCTTCCCGAAGCGACGGGAGACGCCGACGAGGCACAGCAGACGGCGGGCGTTACGGCCGTCGACATCGCACTCACTGTCGATCCGGAACAACTGGAGGCGGAACACAATGACTGA
- a CDS encoding phosphotransacetylase family protein, with protein MTDDTSNENGGTETETETETETETETETTTASNPGGETETILVSAVDDVTGKTAVTLAIATQAAEERSVGYMKPKGTRLESKVGKTLDTDPMLARELLGLEAEMHDLEPVVYSPTFIEGAIQGREDSAELHDRIREAFDSLSSGHDLMFVEGGGRYTTGGVVDLSDVDIAELLDARVVLVADYEEPGDLDDLLGAADAFGDRLEGIIFNAVDDAAYDGLERDAIPFLEAEGIDVFGAIPEVQELSGVTVDDLADELGADVLTDVPGDAFVERFLVGAMGGDAALRHFRRARDAAVVTGGDRSDVQTAALEAPGVRCLVLTGGHRPSSAVLGKATEAGMPVLAVNTDTLTAIERAEGVVRGGRTRSPETVEVMRGLLHEHVDVDRVLEGEDFRADY; from the coding sequence ATGACTGACGACACATCGAACGAAAACGGCGGTACCGAAACCGAAACCGAAACCGAAACCGAAACCGAAACCGAAACCGAAACCACGACGGCGTCGAACCCGGGGGGCGAAACGGAGACGATCCTGGTTTCGGCCGTCGACGACGTGACCGGGAAGACGGCGGTCACCCTTGCGATCGCGACGCAGGCGGCCGAGGAGCGTTCGGTCGGCTACATGAAGCCGAAGGGGACGCGCCTCGAGAGCAAGGTGGGCAAGACGCTCGACACCGATCCGATGCTCGCCCGGGAGCTGCTCGGGCTCGAGGCCGAAATGCACGACCTCGAACCGGTCGTCTACTCGCCGACCTTCATAGAGGGGGCGATCCAGGGGCGCGAGGATTCCGCCGAGCTGCACGACCGCATCCGGGAGGCGTTCGACTCGCTCAGTTCCGGACACGACCTGATGTTCGTCGAGGGGGGCGGCCGATACACGACCGGCGGAGTCGTCGATCTCAGCGACGTCGACATCGCGGAGCTGCTGGACGCTCGCGTCGTCCTCGTGGCCGACTACGAGGAGCCGGGCGATCTCGACGATCTGCTCGGCGCTGCGGACGCGTTCGGCGACCGGCTGGAGGGCATCATCTTCAACGCGGTCGACGACGCAGCCTACGACGGGCTCGAACGGGACGCGATCCCGTTCCTCGAAGCCGAAGGAATCGACGTGTTCGGCGCGATTCCCGAGGTGCAGGAGCTATCCGGAGTCACTGTCGACGATCTGGCGGACGAACTCGGTGCGGACGTTCTCACGGACGTGCCTGGCGACGCGTTCGTGGAGCGGTTCCTGGTGGGCGCGATGGGCGGGGACGCCGCCCTCCGCCACTTCAGACGCGCCCGGGACGCGGCCGTGGTGACCGGCGGGGATCGGTCCGACGTCCAGACGGCGGCACTCGAGGCGCCGGGCGTCCGGTGTCTGGTGCTCACCGGCGGCCACCGCCCCTCCAGCGCCGTACTCGGGAAAGCCACAGAAGCGGGTATGCCGGTGCTCGCGGTGAACACCGACACGCTCACCGCGATCGAACGCGCAGAAGGAGTTGTGCGGGGGGGACGCACACGGTCGCCCGAAACCGTTGAGGTGATGCGCGGGCTGTTACACGAGCACGTGGATGTCGACCGGGTGTTGGAGGGAGAAGACTTTCGAGCCGACTACTGA
- a CDS encoding HpcH/HpaI aldolase family protein → MEQRLATAVDTAEPLIGSWGFIPHPSTAELAASVGYDFVVVDAEHSPMSDETVAEMLRGIDAADGDAETMVRVADDDPTTLQRTLDLGPDAILVPMVDTPKQAERIVRAARYPPSGSRGIGPARSTGYSLSLAEAVEANDDAFGLHVQLESEQAIDNAAEIAAVDGVDGVFVGPMDLSLSMGGLGEYDTDRFQTAVDRALTAAREEAVAVGTLATDATEREQRLAWGVDYLVAGVDLLHVADGAKEALAHSRDLVGDE, encoded by the coding sequence ATGGAACAACGACTGGCGACTGCCGTCGACACCGCCGAACCCTTGATCGGGAGCTGGGGATTCATTCCGCATCCGTCGACGGCCGAACTCGCAGCGAGCGTCGGGTACGACTTCGTCGTCGTCGACGCGGAACACTCGCCGATGTCGGACGAGACGGTGGCGGAGATGCTCCGTGGAATCGACGCCGCAGACGGCGACGCCGAAACGATGGTCCGCGTCGCCGACGACGACCCGACGACGCTACAGCGAACCCTCGATCTCGGTCCCGACGCGATCCTCGTTCCGATGGTCGATACCCCCAAACAGGCAGAGCGCATCGTCCGCGCCGCTCGCTACCCGCCGTCCGGCAGCCGTGGGATCGGACCCGCGCGATCGACGGGATACAGCCTCTCGCTCGCCGAGGCAGTCGAGGCCAACGACGACGCGTTCGGACTTCACGTCCAGCTCGAATCGGAGCAGGCGATCGACAACGCCGCCGAGATCGCTGCCGTCGACGGGGTCGACGGCGTGTTCGTCGGGCCGATGGACCTCTCGCTGTCGATGGGAGGGCTCGGCGAATACGACACCGACAGGTTTCAAACCGCGGTGGATCGGGCGCTTACCGCAGCCCGGGAGGAAGCCGTCGCGGTCGGAACCCTGGCCACCGACGCCACCGAACGCGAGCAACGGCTCGCGTGGGGGGTCGACTATCTCGTCGCCGGCGTCGACCTGCTCCACGTCGCCGACGGGGCGAAGGAGGCGCTCGCCCATAGCCGAGATCTCGTGGGGGATGAGTAG
- a CDS encoding peroxidase-related enzyme (This protein belongs to a clade of uncharacterized proteins related to peroxidases such as the alkylhydroperoxidase AhpD.): MSGSEPTLSDDAQRNFPVPDFDDLPADLQDRIAEETADAGFTPNVFAALAHRPEHFRPFVDFHDAIVDEGALDRAEIEMIVVAVSGVNHCLYCNVAHGALCRIYAGDPHLAEQLISNYRTADVSDAHRVMLDVAVKLTERPASVTREDLDRLYDAGFSEAEVWDIGVVAAFFNLSNRLATFADWRPNDEFYELGRSGTDDGG, encoded by the coding sequence ATGAGCGGTTCCGAACCGACGCTTTCCGACGACGCACAGCGCAACTTCCCGGTGCCCGACTTCGACGATCTCCCCGCAGACCTGCAGGACCGGATCGCCGAGGAAACCGCCGACGCTGGTTTCACGCCGAACGTGTTTGCCGCGCTCGCGCACCGACCGGAGCACTTCCGGCCGTTCGTCGACTTCCACGACGCGATCGTCGACGAGGGGGCGCTCGACCGGGCGGAAATAGAGATGATCGTCGTCGCCGTCTCGGGAGTCAACCACTGTCTGTACTGCAACGTCGCCCACGGCGCGCTGTGCCGGATCTACGCCGGCGATCCACACCTCGCCGAGCAGCTGATCTCCAACTACCGCACCGCCGACGTGAGCGACGCTCACCGGGTCATGCTCGACGTGGCGGTGAAACTGACCGAACGACCCGCGTCAGTCACACGCGAGGACCTCGACCGGCTGTACGATGCCGGGTTCTCCGAGGCAGAAGTGTGGGACATCGGCGTCGTCGCGGCGTTTTTTAACCTCTCGAACCGGCTCGCGACGTTCGCCGACTGGCGGCCGAACGACGAGTTTTACGAGTTGGGCCGGAGCGGAACTGACGACGGAGGATAG
- a CDS encoding serine hydrolase — MADLSTDTEREIASFVREWMAEANVPGASIAITDRDEVVYADGFGSRDLASNAPATPSTLYGFGSVTKSFTALAVLQGVEKGWFDLSDSIAEHTPAEFDGAGEVTLHQLLTHSSGVPSLGTSEVLIARQGGAGEHGIPLGDMDDVYAHVDGAERERDAHSEGRFMYNNEAYVLLADAVERESGRRFAEYVDSEIFAPLGMDRSRLLSDSLPGLDTDDEDAPDVMTPYRPGEDAPEEASLPVRELSHGPGGLFGTVEELAAYLRYHLSGGEPLPDGSQLVDPDLLARAHEGHVETPSGPYGYGWRTRKIAGTQLVGHGGSIMVSTAYVGFLPEEGLGVAIACNIGARPHPTQVAEGIVATLQGEDPADVVPYYTYHDSIDPLVGSYEAYAGIREATVEERDGVLWVTLENGIDERTVALVPENLEEWQFRTRTRGGRQSTVEFVETDDGIDLFLERLRLHQA; from the coding sequence ATGGCCGACCTATCGACCGACACCGAACGCGAAATCGCCTCGTTCGTCCGCGAGTGGATGGCCGAGGCGAACGTTCCGGGAGCGAGCATCGCGATCACCGATCGTGACGAGGTCGTGTACGCCGACGGATTCGGCTCGCGGGACCTCGCGAGCAACGCACCGGCGACGCCGAGCACGCTGTACGGGTTCGGCTCCGTCACGAAGTCGTTCACGGCGCTTGCCGTGCTCCAGGGGGTTGAAAAGGGCTGGTTCGACCTCTCCGACTCGATTGCCGAGCACACGCCGGCCGAGTTCGACGGGGCTGGTGAAGTCACACTCCATCAGTTGCTGACGCACTCCTCGGGGGTTCCGTCCCTGGGAACGAGCGAGGTACTGATCGCGCGCCAGGGCGGCGCCGGCGAACACGGAATCCCGCTGGGCGACATGGACGACGTGTACGCACACGTCGACGGCGCCGAGAGAGAGCGGGACGCTCACAGCGAGGGACGATTCATGTACAACAACGAGGCGTACGTCCTGCTCGCGGACGCAGTCGAACGTGAAAGCGGTAGACGGTTCGCCGAATACGTCGACAGCGAAATCTTCGCCCCGCTCGGCATGGATCGTTCACGGCTGCTTTCCGATAGCCTTCCCGGACTGGACACCGACGACGAGGACGCTCCGGACGTGATGACGCCCTACCGGCCGGGCGAGGACGCCCCCGAGGAGGCGTCACTCCCCGTCCGTGAGCTGAGCCACGGCCCCGGCGGGCTCTTCGGCACCGTCGAGGAACTCGCAGCCTATCTGCGCTACCATCTTTCGGGCGGCGAGCCACTGCCGGACGGCTCGCAACTCGTCGATCCGGATCTGCTGGCCCGGGCTCACGAGGGCCACGTCGAGACCCCGTCGGGACCGTACGGCTACGGCTGGCGCACCCGGAAGATCGCCGGCACACAACTGGTCGGCCACGGCGGGTCGATCATGGTCTCGACCGCGTACGTCGGCTTTCTCCCCGAGGAGGGGCTCGGCGTCGCGATCGCCTGCAATATCGGTGCCAGACCCCATCCGACCCAGGTCGCAGAGGGGATCGTCGCCACCCTCCAGGGGGAAGACCCCGCCGACGTCGTGCCCTACTACACGTACCACGACAGTATCGATCCGCTCGTGGGGAGCTACGAGGCGTACGCGGGGATCAGGGAGGCGACGGTCGAAGAACGTGACGGGGTTCTGTGGGTGACCCTCGAAAACGGGATCGACGAACGGACCGTCGCGCTCGTCCCGGAGAACCTCGAGGAGTGGCAGTTCCGGACGCGCACTCGGGGCGGGCGGCAGTCGACAGTAGAGTTCGTCGAAACCGACGATGGGATCGACCTGTTCCTCGAACGCCTCCGCCTGCACCAGGCCTGA
- a CDS encoding APC family permease, whose protein sequence is MADRDVEVPIDGEQVAGTGANVEGARPEDEPDAITESATVHDDDVELERTIGLAGGLAIGIGTMIGAGIFVFPGLAAGNAGPAAAISFAIGGVIALLVALPASELATAMPRSGGGYYFVSRSMGTGYGAIVGLGLWLGLVFASAFYLVGLGHYAAAVFAEIGVALPVSPVIPLGLLFGVLLTALSIGGTENTAKIQNAVVGILLVILTVFLSYGALDAVGVFGRETVPEAFFPRGYLPVLTTAALVFTSYLGFAQVATVAGDIQKPSRNLPLAMVGSVIVVTVFYVATIFVATSAFGAAELEAFGETAMVEVAREFVGLPGAVAILFAGLLATFSSANASILSASRTVYALSRDALLPRKASVINLRYGTPHVALLAAGGPILILVATGQVEVLAEVASFLHLIMYGLICVAVIVLRRQSPSWYEPTYHMPGVPVLPIVGAVASFGLIVFMQPASIVIGVGVMILSYLWYRYYAGTVELKGDF, encoded by the coding sequence ATGGCCGATCGGGACGTCGAGGTGCCGATCGACGGAGAACAGGTCGCCGGGACGGGGGCGAACGTCGAGGGAGCCCGGCCCGAAGACGAACCGGACGCAATCACTGAAAGCGCGACAGTTCACGACGACGACGTCGAGCTCGAACGGACGATCGGACTGGCGGGAGGGTTAGCGATCGGGATCGGCACGATGATCGGCGCGGGGATCTTCGTGTTTCCGGGATTGGCCGCGGGCAACGCGGGACCGGCAGCCGCAATCTCCTTCGCCATCGGCGGTGTGATCGCCCTGCTGGTCGCCCTGCCGGCATCGGAGCTGGCGACGGCAATGCCGCGAAGCGGCGGGGGATATTACTTCGTCTCCAGGAGCATGGGCACCGGATACGGCGCAATCGTGGGGCTCGGGCTATGGCTCGGATTGGTGTTTGCATCCGCCTTTTACCTGGTTGGACTCGGGCATTACGCTGCCGCGGTTTTCGCGGAGATCGGCGTCGCACTGCCAGTTAGCCCGGTGATCCCGCTCGGGTTACTGTTCGGGGTGCTGTTGACCGCACTGAGCATCGGCGGGACCGAAAACACCGCCAAGATTCAGAACGCGGTCGTCGGGATTTTATTGGTGATCCTGACAGTGTTCCTGTCGTATGGCGCCCTCGATGCGGTGGGCGTCTTCGGCCGGGAGACGGTGCCGGAGGCGTTCTTCCCGCGGGGATACCTGCCGGTACTGACCACCGCCGCGCTCGTGTTCACCTCGTATCTGGGGTTCGCGCAGGTGGCGACGGTCGCCGGGGACATCCAAAAGCCCAGCCGGAACCTCCCGCTCGCGATGGTCGGCTCCGTGATCGTCGTTACGGTCTTTTACGTGGCGACGATCTTCGTGGCGACCAGCGCGTTCGGGGCCGCAGAGCTCGAGGCGTTCGGCGAGACGGCGATGGTCGAGGTCGCCCGTGAATTCGTCGGCCTGCCCGGCGCGGTCGCGATCCTGTTTGCGGGGCTGCTGGCGACGTTCTCGAGTGCGAACGCCTCGATTCTCAGCGCCTCGCGCACCGTTTACGCGCTGAGCCGGGACGCGCTGTTGCCCAGGAAGGCAAGCGTGATCAACCTCAGGTATGGGACTCCCCACGTCGCGCTGCTCGCGGCCGGGGGCCCCATCCTGATTCTGGTCGCCACCGGGCAGGTCGAGGTGCTCGCGGAGGTGGCCTCGTTCCTTCACCTGATCATGTACGGGCTGATCTGCGTGGCGGTGATCGTGCTTCGGCGTCAGAGCCCGTCGTGGTATGAACCGACGTATCACATGCCAGGAGTGCCAGTCCTGCCGATCGTCGGCGCGGTCGCCAGCTTCGGTCTGATCGTCTTCATGCAGCCCGCCTCGATCGTCATCGGTGTCGGCGTGATGATCCTCTCGTACCTGTGGTACCGCTACTACGCCGGCACCGTCGAACTCAAAGGTGACTTCTGA
- a CDS encoding universal stress protein — translation MTDRPNVLVPIQILEGESIPEGIPELLANAHVVLLGYHVIPDQTAPGQARMQFEERAAPRLDQFEEILEKAGATVDTRLVFTHKAQTTIDRMIYEHDCVAAIVPKATRPPEEVLVAVRGTVGVDRIARVVAGLFGDTDVSVTLYHLAAEDATDEDVQTLLDGVADRLVELGMDEDALDTRVGRGKNPKQAIADAADEFDAIVMGESDPSIATFVFGMRAKQVAERFLGPVIVVQRERPQTEAETETETETDGNPNEDD, via the coding sequence ATGACAGATAGACCAAACGTACTCGTTCCGATCCAAATCCTCGAGGGGGAATCGATACCGGAAGGCATCCCCGAACTGCTCGCGAACGCCCACGTCGTCCTGCTGGGGTATCACGTCATCCCGGACCAGACTGCTCCCGGTCAGGCGCGGATGCAATTCGAAGAGCGCGCCGCACCACGTCTCGACCAGTTCGAGGAGATCCTCGAGAAGGCCGGAGCGACCGTCGATACCCGACTGGTGTTCACCCACAAGGCGCAGACGACGATCGACCGAATGATCTACGAACACGACTGCGTCGCTGCCATCGTTCCGAAGGCGACCCGCCCGCCGGAGGAGGTGCTCGTGGCCGTGCGCGGTACCGTCGGCGTCGACCGTATCGCCCGCGTGGTGGCGGGGCTGTTCGGGGACACTGACGTCTCGGTTACCCTGTATCACCTCGCCGCAGAGGACGCAACCGACGAGGACGTCCAGACGCTTCTGGATGGGGTCGCCGATCGACTGGTGGAACTGGGGATGGACGAAGATGCACTCGACACGCGAGTCGGGCGCGGAAAGAATCCAAAGCAGGCGATCGCCGACGCCGCAGACGAGTTCGACGCGATCGTGATGGGCGAGTCGGACCCGTCGATCGCGACGTTCGTGTTCGGGATGCGGGCCAAACAGGTTGCAGAGCGGTTCCTCGGTCCGGTGATCGTCGTCCAGCGAGAGCGCCCCCAAACGGAAGCGGAAACGGAAACTGAAACTGAAACGGACGGGAACCCTAACGAGGACGACTAG